The genomic region TGAGCAAAGGAAGAACCGCCTAATTTAAACGTATCCTGCGACAGGTTAATATAGTAAATCGCGCCACCATTGCGTTGTAACACCGGTTCTACGACTTTAGTGATATCGGTACAGTTACCCGCAGCCGAAATAATAACCGTTCCCGGTGCGATTACTTCGTCATTCGGATATTTTTGTTTCATCGACAGGGAATCTTTCCCCGTTGGAATATTGATGCCTAATTCGATGGCAAAATCGGAACAACCTTTTACTGCTTCATATAGACGGGCATCTTCACCTTCGTTTTTACACGCCCACATCCAGTTGGCCGATAAGGATACACCGGCTAATTTGTCTTTTAACGGTGCCCAAACAATATTGGACAAGGCTTCTCCAATTGCAGTACGGCTTCCCGCTACCGGATCGATCAAAGCCGAAACCGGAGCATGTCCGATAGTGGTGGCAATACCTTCTTTACCCTGGAAATCCAAGGCCATAACACCCGCATTGTTTAGGGGTAATTGTAACGGTCCGGCACATTGCTGTTTGGCAACACGTCCGCCCACACAACGGTCTACTTTATTGGTAAGCCAGTCTTTACAAGCTACGGCTTCCAATTGTACTACCTGATTCAGATAGTCTGGAATTGAAGCAGTAGTATAGGCTAAATCTTTATAGTTACGCGCTACGGTTTTATCGCTCATGATCATTTTCGGAGAACTACCGAACATGTCTTCCAATGCAAAATCCATTGGTTTAGCACCTGTTGTAGCCGATTCGAATGTAAAACGATGATCACCGGTCACATCTCCTACAGCATACATAGGCGAACGCTCACGGTCGGCGATACGTTGTAAGGTATCCAGATCTTTTTCACCGATTACCAATCCCATACGTTCCTGAGATTCGTTTCCGATAATTTCTTTTGCCGATAGCGTAGGATCGCCAACCGGTAGTTTATCCAGATCGATTTTACCACCGGTTTCTTCCACCAATTCTGATAAACAGTTTAAATGCCCTCCGGCACCGTGATCGTGAATCGATACGATAGGGTTGTGGTCACTTTCGACCAAACCACGTACGGCATTGGCTGCCCGTTTTTGCATTTCGGGATTCGAACGCTGGATCGCATTTAATTCGATTCCGGAACCAAAAGCTCCGGTATCGGCCGATGATACGGCTGCACCACCCATACCGATACGGTAGTTTTCGCCTCCAAGGATGACGACTTTATCGCCTATAGCTGGTTTTAATTTTTTCGCCTGACTTTCTTTTCCGTATCCGATACCTCCGGCTAACATGATCACTTTATCAAAACCTAATTTACGGGCTTCTTCTTCGTGTTCGAAGGTTAATACCGAACCGGTAATCAAAGGCTGACCGAATTTGTTTCCGAAATCGGAGGCTCCGTTAGATGCTTTGATCAGAATATCCATTGGGGTTTGGTACAACCATTTGCGTTCGTCCATTGCCTGTTCCCACGGACGGTTATCTTCCAATCGGGAATAAGAGGTCATATATACGGCTGTTCCGGCCAATGGCAGGGAACCTTGTCCTCCGGCAAGTCGGTCGCGGATTTCTCCTCCCGAACCGGTTGCGGCTCCGTTAAACGGTTCTACGGTGGTTGGGAAATTATGGGTTTCGGCTTTTATCGAAATTACAGAATCAAATTCCTTTACATCGTAAAAATCCGGTTTGTCTGCTGTTTTAGGTGCAAACTGTTGTACTCGTGGGCCTTTGATAAAGGCTACGTTATCTTTATAGGCGGAAACAATATCGTTTGGATGGGTTTCCGATGTTTTTTTGATCAACTTGAAAAGGGAAGTCGGTTTTTCTTCTCCGTCGATCACAAAGGTTCCGTTAAAGATTTTGTGACGACAGTGTTCCGAATTTACCTGTGAAAAACCAAATACCTCCGAATCGGTCAATTTACGACCTAATTTAGCCGATAATTGGTTTAGATAATCTACTTCTTCTTCGCTTAAAGCCAAACCTTCTTGTTGGTTATAGGCTGCGATATCCTCGATCTCCAGTATCGGTTCCGGTTGGATGTTGATGGTATAAATATCCTGGTTCAGGCTGGTGTATTTCTGGAAAAGCATCGGGTCGAAATCATTAAAATCGTCCGTTGCTTTTTCAAACTCTTCGATACGGATAATACCGGAAATTCCCATATTCTGAGTAATTTCAACGGCATTGGTACTCCATGGTGTGATCATGGCGGCACGTGGGCCAACAAAAAAAGCATCCAGAGATGCCTTTGTATCGTTAACAACCGTGCAAGGGTTTTCAGAAGTGCTTGCAAACAGCCAGTTTAATTTCGTAATGTCCTGAGCCGAAAGCTCGTTTTGCGATTGTACTGCAAAAACCGTGTTGGTCTGGTTTCCGAAGAAATGAATCATTGTGTGTGTTGTTAGTGTGTTGTTTTTAAAAATGCAAAATTAATCTAATTCGGTCAATTAGACAATTTCAGCAGCTATATTTTTTAGCGGTTAATTCTCGAATACTACGTGATTGTAAGCACCCAGATCGGAACCTCCGTTCGGACGTACATTTCCAAGGATATCTTCTAAAAACGGATTGGTCATAGTTGTTCCAAAAGCTTTTGCATCAGAATTATTACCAATGATCAATTGGTTTTTGTTCGGGTTTTTAAAATCCGGTTTAAACGAATTGGAATTTACGGCAATACGACAGTTGCTGTAATCGGTGGTATTGGCAATCGGATATAGGTTGTTGTTCGAAAACTGCTGTGCTACATCAAAGAATTTGATCAGACAGTTGTTGAATCGGAAGTTAAAAGCTTGCGAGTTATATCGCGTCATCGAAAGCGGAATATTGCTCGATCCAAACAGTATACAGTTGTCAAATTGGGCCATTTCCAATGGAATCAATTGCTGATCGGAACCGTTATCGATCGCTACGGCCACCTGATTCGGACGCGACCAATAATTCACAAAAGTCGATTGTCTAAATAGGTATTTTCCACCAAAAGTACAAGCCAGCGCGGCTTGTCCCGCTCTATTGATCACAATATTATCGCCTTTGATATGGGCATTTCGAGCCAGTAAACCAACATTAGCGCTATTATAAATCTGTACGTTGGTCAATTTTAGGGTTTCGTCGGTACCATCGTTTCCTTCCGTTAAAATACCAACCACAGCATTTTTAATGGTCAGGTTTTTTAAATCGTGTGCCGTACTACCGTTACGTAACCAGATGGTTCCCCATTGTCCCGGAACTTCCGAAAAATCCTGTTCCAAGCGGTCGCCTTCAAAAATCACTTCATTTTCCAGTGCTTCGGTTACCGATTTGGTTCCGGCTACTTTTAATGACGCCCCCTGTTGTACGATCAAACCGGATTCGGCATGGAAATGAATCCGGGCACCGGCTTGTACGTTGAGCGTTTCACCGGTTGGTACTGCGGCATAACCATATATTACATAGGGTTTGTCTTTTTTCCAGAGGTATTCGTCACCGTTGGTTGGATGACTATGGTTTAGATTCCGACCACGGGTGGTTAGGGTATTACCGTTTTCATCAACGCCCACTTCAACCTGTTCGTATACACCGTTGGTACGTCCCGGATAGATAAAATAGGCATCTTTGACCAGGGTTACCAGGTCGACTTTCTGGTAGTTGGTACCATAGTCAAATTCGATTTTATCGGTGTATAAATATTGGGCATCCGGAGCGGAAAAATCGTTGTAATTAATGGTGGTTTCCACAAAAATATACATACTGTCTTTGGCCAGTAATTCTACGTTGTTAAAGACTTTACCCGGAATTCCGTCGACCATTAATCGGTATTTGGACGCATCGCCCTGTCCCAATCGGACACTTGGAATTTTAATGTCTTTATTACTGCGGTTGTACACTTTTAACGTATAGGTACTGGAACCGATATTCGTAAAAACGGTATCCAGATAGATCGTATCTTTCGAAAATTCCAGATTCCCGGTACTCGGTTCGAAAGAAAAATCATTTCGACAGGAACTCAGGGCAATAAGTAAAAGGGTGACAAGGACGTAGTAATAATGACGCATGTTTCTGATTTTTGGTAAAAATACTAATTTTTGGATGTTAAATTATACTTAAATTACAATTTATATATAACGTTCGACGGCTAAGTTTATTCTTACTTCAGTTTTGATTTTGTATTTTTACCATTCAAAATATAGTTTATGTCATTTGATAAAGAAAAAGTACTACAGCTTTGCAATCATTTGTCGAAAAATACATTGATGCAAACCTTAGAAATTGAATATATAGATGCCGGAGAAGATTTTTTAGTAGCCAAAATGCCTGTTAATCCCAGCGTACACCAGCCTATGGGGTTGTTGCACGGCGGAGCTTCCGTAGCTTTGGCGGAAAGCGTGGGAAGTGCGGCTTCCATCATGTTTGTCGATCCGGAAAAACAAGAGGTACGCGGTATCGAAATTTCGGCCAATCACCTCAAAAGCAAAAGGGAAGGAATTGTCTACGGAACGGCCCGAATTATCCACAAAGGGCGTAGTCTGCATCTGTGGGAAATTAAAATCACGGATGAAGAAGGAAACCTGATTTCCCTTTGTAAACTCACCAATATGGTTTTACCAAAAAGAGCGTCATGACCGATTTATTCCTGAAAGTAAAAGTACACCAGGGGCAAAACCTGCCGTTTGTCATTTATTCAAAACCGGGTTCCGACGAAATCATTGGCCTTTTTCAGGTGAATGATCATGTGTACTTGGCCGAAAGTTTTTCCGAAATGGGCTTTATTATGGCTCCGTTTGATGGTGAAAATTATGTGTTGATCCCGGAAGAACATTCCGAGATTATAACGGAGAAATACGAACTACCGGCTATTCCGGAAGAAGGAGCCATTTCACAAGACTATGATGAAACGGCAAAAAAAGATTTTGAGCAGTTGGTAGAAAAAGGTGTCGCGGCGATACATGCCGGGCATTTTAAAAAGGTGGTGCTTTCGCGAAAGGAAAAAATTGGCGGAACCACAAAAGACGTGGAGCATTTGTTTCCGCGGTTACTGGCAAACTATCCGACAGCGTTTAAATATTGTTTTTACCATCCGAAAGTCGGAATGTGGATGGGCGCCACGCCCGAGCAACTGCTAAAAGTAAAAGATTATCAGTTGCAAACCGTAGCATTGGCCGGAACACAGCTGTATGAAGGCACCGAAAAAGTACATTGGGAACCGAAGGAAATCGAAGAACAGCAGTATGTAACGGAGTTTATTCTGGACAATCTTAAAGATTGGGCATCGGAAGAAAAAATATCCAGTCCGTATACGGCCAGAGCAGGTAATTTGTTGCATATTAAAACAGATATTTCGGCGCGTTTAAATGACAAAGAAAGTCTGAAACAGGTGCTTGAAATTTTGCATCCTACACCGGCTGTTTGCGGATTACCAAAAGAAGCCGCCCGCAATTTTATTCTGGAAAACGAAGAGTACGACCGGGAATTTTATTCTGGATTTTTGGGTGAACTCAATAAGAATTTTTCGACGGGTAGGAGTGAGCATTCCGATTTATATGTTAACCTGCGTTGTATGAAAATAAAAAAAGAAAACATTCATCTGTATATCGGTTGTGGTATTACCAAAGACAGTGTGCCGGAAAAAGAGTTTTTCGAGACACTTAACAAATCGATGACCATGAAAAAAATAGTAGTATAATTAGTTATAAAAAATAAAATGAAATTAGATATACTGGCCTTTGGGGCGCATCCTGATGATGTAGAACTGGGATGCGGTGCTACCCTGGCAAAAGAAATTAGTTTAGGTAAAAAAGCGGGAATTATCGATTTAACGCGTGGCGAACTGGGAACCCGCGGATCTGCCGAAATCCGGGATGAAGAAGCGCGTAAAGCGGGCGAAATCCTGGGAATTTCGATACGGGAAAACCTGCGGTTCCGCGATGGTTTTTTTGTCAATGATGAAACGCATCAATTGGAGGTGATCAAAATGATCCGGAAATACCGTCCGGAGATTGTGTTGTGTAATGCCATTGACGACCGACATATTGATCATGGAAAAGGAAGCAAATTGGTTTCCGATGCTTGTTTCCTTTCGGGTTTACGCCGTATCGAAACGGAAGTGGATGGAGTGGCTCAGGAAGCCTGGCGACCAAAAGTGGTGTACCATTATATTCAGTGGAAAAGTATCAATCCGGATTTTGTTGTGGACGTGACGGGGTTTATCGATAAAAAAGTGGCCGCGATTTTAGCTTATGGTTCGCAGTTTTACGAGCCCAATTCGAACGAACCAACGACGCCAATTGCAACAAAAAACTTTTTGGATAGCCTGCATTATCGCTCGCAGGACCTGGGACGACTGATCGGAACGGATTATGCCGAAGGTTTTACTGTGGAGAGATATTTGGCTGTCAATAGTTTAGGAAATTTAATATAATTTTTTTTTTAAAATGCTTGCGGGATACGGAAATTGCCGTATATTTGCACCCGTAATCAAATGGTGATTGTAGCTCAGTTGGTTAGAGCGTCGGATTGTGGTTCCGAAGGTCGGGGGTTCGAGACCCCTCATTCACCCTTAGTACTTTAAGCGGCTTTAGAAATAAAGCCGCTTTTTTTATGTCATATATGATTGAGTCGGTTTATAATGACTATTTCTTCTTCTAAAGAATCGCTTAACTCAACATTTAAGTAAAAGATTCTTTTTTTTTCTCTTAATAAATGAACAGTTATAAAATGTAATAATGCGTATTATTACGGAATTATATCTCAATAATATTTAATTTATTTGAGCTTAAAATGCTTATTATAATATTATGATCATAAAAAAGATAATTCTTCAGATATTTAAAAAAATTAAGAAAACTCTAAAAAGAAAAAATTTAAAAAAGAATGAAATTTATTTCACGATTGCTTGCTCAACTATTTTAGGTTTAACGGCAATTTACATTTCATTTAAAGCTAATGAAATTGCTGAAAAACAATATCAAATGGATTATTTTGAAAATAGACCAGAATTTGTAATTCGAATTGATACTGTTAGAAGTTATAAGCAGACTGAAATATCTATACAACATACTTCTGGCAAAGCAAAAAATATTAGATGTGATATGCCAATTAGTGTACTAGATATTGAAACAACTGAAAAGGACGGTATAATCAAAGGTAGTACTTTTTTAATTTATAATAATTTTGTTGGAGTCAAAGTAGATTATCCTAATGGAAATTATAGAAGAAAAGTAAGAGGTTTGATTGATAATAATTATAATAGTTGGATGTTGAGAGATGAGGTGGAAAAGTTAACACAAGAAAATACCGACATCGTTCGTTTGTGGATATAAATATTTTTGTTTCTGTAAGTTATTTGAATTTCGAAAATGTAAGGATAAAAGAATATTATTTGATTCCACCATTTACTAATCATGGAGTTTTAGTTAGTGATACTATAGCTATGAAAGCTTATTTGAAGGATTTTTTTCCTGACTATTCAAGCGATGATCAAATTGGATTGAAAGACATCAAGAAAATAGACGTAAAAAAAATTTTTGAGAAACATGAAAAATATAAGGTAAGAAGAGAAACTTCATATTCTGTTTTAAGTGGCTTGTTTTGTAAATGAAATTTTAAAGAAATACTCTTTTCTATTTTTTATCACTTTTACATTTCTGCATCCGATTTAATATTTACGTCAATACTATTTCGATTTTTATTCATCTGATAAAATAAAGTTTGTTATGTTTGTTAAAATAATAACAAATGAGCGAATTAATTTCTTTTTTTCGAGAGATGCTCGAAACTTCGAGAGAAAGAATAAAAACACCTATAACAGGCGCTTTTATTTTTTCATTTATTGCATACAATTGGAAGCCAATTGTTATTTTCATCTATTCGAAACAGTCAATTGAAAATACTGTCGAGCTTATAAGTAGCGAATATTGTAGTTATTGGACAATACTTGCCCCTCTAATTATATCTATAATATACACCACAATACTTCCATACGGAATTATGCACATCGAGAAGTTTCATACAGCTGCAAAAAAGAAAAGAAAAGATATATTTAATGATGTAAAGGAGCATGAACTAAAGAAAAAAGCAATCATACTTAAATTAGAAAAAGACAATGAAGACGTTAGGTCTGGAAATGTCGAAAAATCGTTTTTAAATGATAAAATATTATCCTTAGAGAAGCAAGTGGAAATATCCTCAAAGCACAATAGTATTTTAAACGACAAAATCATTAAACTCGAATCCGATAATGTAGATCTAAATTCTAGAAATGAATTTAAATCAGCTGAATACGAAAAATTATCAAAAGAAAACAACAGGTTGTCCACACAAAACAAACGGCTATCTATAGAAAAC from Flavobacterium sp. WV_118_3 harbors:
- the purL gene encoding phosphoribosylformylglycinamidine synthase; translation: MIHFFGNQTNTVFAVQSQNELSAQDITKLNWLFASTSENPCTVVNDTKASLDAFFVGPRAAMITPWSTNAVEITQNMGISGIIRIEEFEKATDDFNDFDPMLFQKYTSLNQDIYTINIQPEPILEIEDIAAYNQQEGLALSEEEVDYLNQLSAKLGRKLTDSEVFGFSQVNSEHCRHKIFNGTFVIDGEEKPTSLFKLIKKTSETHPNDIVSAYKDNVAFIKGPRVQQFAPKTADKPDFYDVKEFDSVISIKAETHNFPTTVEPFNGAATGSGGEIRDRLAGGQGSLPLAGTAVYMTSYSRLEDNRPWEQAMDERKWLYQTPMDILIKASNGASDFGNKFGQPLITGSVLTFEHEEEARKLGFDKVIMLAGGIGYGKESQAKKLKPAIGDKVVILGGENYRIGMGGAAVSSADTGAFGSGIELNAIQRSNPEMQKRAANAVRGLVESDHNPIVSIHDHGAGGHLNCLSELVEETGGKIDLDKLPVGDPTLSAKEIIGNESQERMGLVIGEKDLDTLQRIADRERSPMYAVGDVTGDHRFTFESATTGAKPMDFALEDMFGSSPKMIMSDKTVARNYKDLAYTTASIPDYLNQVVQLEAVACKDWLTNKVDRCVGGRVAKQQCAGPLQLPLNNAGVMALDFQGKEGIATTIGHAPVSALIDPVAGSRTAIGEALSNIVWAPLKDKLAGVSLSANWMWACKNEGEDARLYEAVKGCSDFAIELGINIPTGKDSLSMKQKYPNDEVIAPGTVIISAAGNCTDITKVVEPVLQRNGGAIYYINLSQDTFKLGGSSFAQILNTIGDSAPTITNAAYFKKAFNSIQELITQGHIQAGHDIGSGGLITTLLEMCFADVNLGASFDLSVLGESDTVKAFFNENIGLVFQADAEAETILNNNGVSFFKIGQVVAGNTVTLTNNADTFTFNVAELRDTWYKTSFLLDQKQSKNGMAQERYSNYKNQPLTYTFPSHFDGKKPVIDASQPRPKAAIIREKGSNSEREMANAMYLAGFDVKDVHMTDLISGRETLEDIQFIGAVGGFSNSDVLGSAKGWAGAFLYNEKANTALKNFFKREDTLSVGICNGCQLFMELELINPEHEVHGKMHHNTSGKHESIFTSVTVQPNNSVMLSSLAGSTLGVWVSHGEGKFKLPYAEDQYQIVSKYAYEGYPANPNGSDYNTAMLCDTTGRHLVMMPHIERSTFPWNWAHYPAGHQDQVSPWHEAFVNARKWIDAKNK
- a CDS encoding PaaI family thioesterase, which gives rise to MSFDKEKVLQLCNHLSKNTLMQTLEIEYIDAGEDFLVAKMPVNPSVHQPMGLLHGGASVALAESVGSAASIMFVDPEKQEVRGIEISANHLKSKREGIVYGTARIIHKGRSLHLWEIKITDEEGNLISLCKLTNMVLPKRAS
- a CDS encoding chorismate-binding protein; amino-acid sequence: MTDLFLKVKVHQGQNLPFVIYSKPGSDEIIGLFQVNDHVYLAESFSEMGFIMAPFDGENYVLIPEEHSEIITEKYELPAIPEEGAISQDYDETAKKDFEQLVEKGVAAIHAGHFKKVVLSRKEKIGGTTKDVEHLFPRLLANYPTAFKYCFYHPKVGMWMGATPEQLLKVKDYQLQTVALAGTQLYEGTEKVHWEPKEIEEQQYVTEFILDNLKDWASEEKISSPYTARAGNLLHIKTDISARLNDKESLKQVLEILHPTPAVCGLPKEAARNFILENEEYDREFYSGFLGELNKNFSTGRSEHSDLYVNLRCMKIKKENIHLYIGCGITKDSVPEKEFFETLNKSMTMKKIVV
- the bshB1 gene encoding bacillithiol biosynthesis deacetylase BshB1; the encoded protein is MKLDILAFGAHPDDVELGCGATLAKEISLGKKAGIIDLTRGELGTRGSAEIRDEEARKAGEILGISIRENLRFRDGFFVNDETHQLEVIKMIRKYRPEIVLCNAIDDRHIDHGKGSKLVSDACFLSGLRRIETEVDGVAQEAWRPKVVYHYIQWKSINPDFVVDVTGFIDKKVAAILAYGSQFYEPNSNEPTTPIATKNFLDSLHYRSQDLGRLIGTDYAEGFTVERYLAVNSLGNLI